In a genomic window of Taeniopygia guttata chromosome 11, bTaeGut7.mat, whole genome shotgun sequence:
- the IL34 gene encoding interleukin-34 isoform X1: MQQGYAAVLCVLAVLGLEAAAPGECELTRLLQDKLQYEMRLQYMKHYFPIDYTVQVQYEEVLRPSNITRLRNGTVSEAALRYLWFHVSSQAVLRIREVLPEKHPSWKYTQELCQLFDALGEEYSKYRQTDVETVVADLVKLIYSAGAESRSKAVRPKALLDNCLKVMRMLFGGPCRWEST, from the exons ATGCAGCAGGGCTACGCTGCCGTCCTGT gtgtcctggctgtgctggggctggaggccGCGGCGCCGGGCGAATGCGAGCTCACCCGCCTGCTCCAGGACAAGCTGCAGTATGAGATGCGCCTGCAGTACATG AAACACTACTTTCCCATCGACTACACAGTTCAGGTCCAGTACGAAGAGGTGCTGAGACCATCCAACATCACTCGCCTG CGCAACGGGACAGTGTCGGAGGCAGCACTGCGGTACCTCTGGTTCCATGTCAGCTCCCAGGCAGTGCTGCGGATCCGTGAGGTGCTGCCAGAGAAGCACCCATCCTGGAAGTACAcccaggagctctgccagctctttGATGCCCTGGGCGAGGAGTACAGCAAGTACCGGCAG ACAGACGTGGAAACCGTGGTGGCCGATCTGGTGAAGCTGATCTACAGCGCGGGCGCTGAGAGCCGGAGCAAGGCTGTTCGCCCCAAGGCACTGCTGGACAACTGCCTCAAGGTCATGCGGATGCTCTTCGGGGGGCCCT GTCGGTGGGAGTCCACCTAA